In Paenibacillus guangzhouensis, a single window of DNA contains:
- a CDS encoding NAD-dependent epimerase/dehydratase family protein, whose amino-acid sequence MSRILVTGAAGFIGSHLCEELLLDESNQVIGIDAFIDFTTPTWMRRRNIGSLLDHLRFEWVDSNLLTVSWDELLTRVDIIYHLAGMPGVRSSWGPDFVQYATHNIVATQRLLEACKRYPLQRFIFASTSSVYGEKTGRVDEQATMLPLSPYGISKLTCEHLCRVYGDAGIPVVVLRFFTVYGPRQRPDMAFHRFIKQMLDRQPITLYGDGTQSRDFTYVLDCVRAVAAVAHANGVVGETINIGGKERASINECIALLEELFEQKAQIEVVRNTFGEPTSTWADVSKAEKLLGYSPTVDLKTGLSMEIQYLRELYQ is encoded by the coding sequence ATGAGTCGAATACTAGTAACGGGTGCAGCGGGCTTTATTGGCTCTCATCTATGCGAGGAGCTGCTGCTGGATGAGTCGAATCAAGTCATCGGGATAGATGCTTTTATCGATTTTACAACACCAACATGGATGCGCAGACGTAACATAGGTTCTCTGTTAGATCATCTGCGATTTGAATGGGTTGACAGTAATCTCCTCACCGTCTCATGGGATGAATTGCTTACTAGAGTAGATATTATTTATCATTTGGCAGGCATGCCTGGCGTAAGATCAAGCTGGGGGCCTGACTTCGTGCAGTATGCCACTCACAATATTGTGGCAACGCAGAGATTGCTCGAAGCTTGTAAGAGATATCCTCTTCAGCGATTTATATTTGCTTCTACCTCCTCCGTATACGGTGAGAAGACAGGTAGAGTCGACGAGCAGGCTACCATGCTTCCCTTATCTCCCTATGGCATTAGTAAATTAACTTGTGAACATCTGTGCCGTGTGTACGGGGATGCAGGAATTCCTGTGGTCGTGCTGCGGTTTTTCACAGTATATGGTCCGAGACAACGACCGGATATGGCGTTTCATCGGTTTATCAAGCAGATGTTAGATAGACAGCCGATTACCTTGTATGGAGATGGAACGCAGTCGAGAGATTTCACCTATGTCTTGGATTGTGTGAGAGCTGTCGCTGCTGTTGCTCATGCGAATGGCGTGGTAGGAGAAACGATCAATATAGGCGGTAAAGAACGTGCCTCCATTAATGAATGTATTGCCTTGTTGGAGGAATTGTTCGAACAAAAGGCTCAGATCGAAGTGGTCCGTAATACCTTCGGAGAACCCACAAGTACTTGGGCAGATGTATCGAAGGCTGAGAAGCTCTTAGGCTATTCGCCAACCGTTGATCTCAAGACAGGGCTCTCCATGGAAATTCAATATTTACGAGAATTGTATCAATAA
- a CDS encoding GerAB/ArcD/ProY family transporter — protein MTPFLKEHGSLLRTGIISLIFSGLILAWITALNVSVLGVDILRQSFFPFLMSIGEVNISNFIQRLDVIAVMMLIIGVFFKASIFYAASAVAVYRLFHMTSFRKAILLVGTIIFLSALVISPNSSHHLQEGLISDQWIIYLPFEITIPVLLGGWVWLRNKFNRERST, from the coding sequence TTGACGCCTTTCCTGAAGGAGCACGGCTCCTTACTGCGTACGGGGATCATCAGTTTAATTTTCAGCGGATTGATATTGGCATGGATTACGGCTTTGAATGTTTCCGTGCTGGGCGTGGATATTTTGAGGCAATCGTTTTTCCCTTTTCTGATGTCAATCGGCGAAGTTAATATATCCAATTTCATTCAACGGTTGGATGTGATCGCGGTGATGATGCTGATTATTGGTGTTTTTTTCAAAGCAAGCATCTTCTATGCGGCTTCAGCTGTCGCAGTCTATCGCTTGTTCCATATGACGAGCTTTCGCAAGGCGATCCTCCTCGTAGGAACAATTATTTTCTTATCCGCGCTTGTGATAAGTCCGAATTCTTCGCATCATTTGCAAGAAGGTCTCATCTCCGATCAATGGATCATTTACTTGCCCTTTGAGATTACGATTCCAGTCTTGCTCGGAGGATGGGTGTGGTTGCGGAACAAATTCAATCGCGAACGCAGCACTTAA
- a CDS encoding GNAT family N-acetyltransferase, which translates to MEIVIRRMVVPDDYEDVARLINVIASEVVTAQDLADEDARIPAVGSLSRDEEGRLTGHDRPRWIAKDGEGRTIGYAHAWRAPWSSPGVLYEQVIVDPNARHQGVGRALFDVVMAYTSEVRADRVIVDLRDDDPVSLAFATKRGFKQERHLFESCIELANLDRESLDYPAFANDSFQMMSLADRPGEAMEQQLYELYRATHEDIPGFEGEYMWYSEWRKWTLDKEDFERSLALLVLDGDRPIGVVQLTANPESESLYNSFTGVDAAYRGQGIARALKIQSIREAIKRGYRYIRTNNDSLNAPMLRINRSLGYQPVPGYYMMTRNIE; encoded by the coding sequence ATGGAAATTGTGATTCGACGAATGGTTGTACCGGATGATTATGAAGACGTTGCGAGATTGATAAATGTCATTGCCTCAGAAGTGGTGACGGCGCAAGACTTGGCGGATGAGGATGCGCGCATTCCCGCAGTGGGGTCGCTGAGTCGGGATGAGGAAGGACGCCTAACCGGACATGATCGGCCACGCTGGATCGCGAAAGACGGCGAGGGGAGAACGATTGGATATGCGCATGCTTGGCGTGCGCCGTGGTCTTCGCCAGGCGTATTATATGAGCAAGTCATCGTTGACCCGAATGCGCGCCATCAAGGTGTGGGGCGTGCGCTTTTTGATGTCGTCATGGCCTATACGTCGGAGGTGCGGGCGGATCGTGTGATCGTTGACCTGAGGGATGACGATCCGGTATCCTTGGCGTTTGCGACCAAACGGGGCTTCAAGCAAGAGCGGCATTTGTTCGAGTCCTGTATCGAATTAGCCAATCTGGATCGTGAATCATTAGATTACCCTGCTTTCGCTAACGATTCCTTCCAAATGATGTCGCTCGCAGACAGACCGGGTGAGGCGATGGAACAACAATTGTATGAGCTGTATCGAGCAACGCATGAAGATATTCCGGGCTTTGAAGGGGAATATATGTGGTACAGTGAATGGCGCAAATGGACCCTCGACAAAGAGGACTTCGAGAGGTCATTGGCTTTGTTGGTACTGGATGGTGATCGACCGATTGGTGTTGTGCAGCTGACGGCAAATCCTGAATCGGAGAGCTTGTACAACAGCTTTACCGGCGTCGATGCCGCATATCGTGGGCAAGGAATCGCTAGGGCACTCAAGATTCAATCGATTCGCGAAGCGATAAAGCGGGGGTACCGTTATATCCGTACGAATAATGATTCGCTCAACGCGCCGATGCTAAGGATTAACCGAAGTTTAGGCTACCAACCGGTTCCCGGGTATTATATGATGACACGCAACATCGAGTAG
- a CDS encoding class I SAM-dependent methyltransferase: protein MDKDKLIHKFDRQAGVYDRRRQKSSDRTWREPLVSCAYGKVLEISVGAGANFPFYPKDVEVTAVDFSNEMLLAAQRGAADHRLQVTFLQSDVESLAFPANTFDTIVSTLSFCGYENPLQVLASLKEWCKPNGQILLMEHGRSSSPIIRPLQHIINPMFRRMVGCHVNRDIMGMVQQAGLHIEREEHHWLDMIHRVWARPNKS from the coding sequence ATGGACAAGGACAAGCTTATACATAAGTTCGATAGACAGGCAGGGGTGTACGATAGAAGAAGACAGAAATCATCAGACAGAACGTGGCGGGAACCCCTGGTATCCTGCGCTTACGGAAAAGTTCTAGAGATTTCAGTCGGAGCGGGCGCCAATTTCCCGTTCTACCCCAAGGACGTGGAAGTCACCGCAGTGGATTTCAGCAACGAAATGCTTCTAGCCGCGCAGCGGGGCGCTGCGGATCATCGTTTACAGGTTACATTTCTGCAATCAGATGTCGAGTCGCTTGCCTTCCCAGCGAATACGTTCGATACGATTGTGTCGACGTTATCGTTCTGCGGTTACGAGAATCCATTGCAGGTACTCGCTTCACTCAAGGAATGGTGCAAGCCTAATGGACAGATCCTCCTTATGGAGCATGGCAGGAGCTCGAGCCCAATCATCCGGCCCTTGCAGCACATCATCAATCCGATGTTCCGTCGCATGGTAGGCTGTCATGTAAACCGCGATATTATGGGGATGGTTCAGCAAGCAGGTCTTCACATCGAACGGGAAGAGCATCACTGGCTCGATATGATTCATCGGGTATGGGCACGTCCTAATAAATCGTAA
- a CDS encoding CD3324 family protein, whose translation MKYINADVVLPDHLLKELQQYVPGGMLYVPKPAGLRKKWGEKSGSRLYLSRRNDEIRQKFSVGTSIDQLSDQFCLSYDSIKKIVYSKK comes from the coding sequence ATGAAATATATCAATGCAGATGTTGTCCTTCCGGACCACTTATTGAAGGAATTACAGCAATATGTGCCGGGGGGGATGTTATATGTTCCTAAGCCTGCAGGGCTTCGCAAGAAATGGGGCGAAAAATCGGGGAGCAGATTGTATCTCAGTCGCAGAAACGATGAGATTCGTCAGAAATTCTCGGTTGGTACGTCGATCGATCAGCTATCAGATCAATTTTGTCTGTCCTATGATAGCATTAAGAAAATTGTATACTCAAAAAAGTAG
- a CDS encoding CotS family spore coat protein: MDQYQVVPWDHHVDVISTGTVLEQYVPPELEELAYQVMMNYDMYVSSMVLITSKPDKGGAIWRIDTDKGPRSLKVLHRLPQRSLFSVGAQQYLVEKGARVPALIPTKNNELYIEAGGKLWIVTDWIDTLQQASKIDLEGASALCLGLGEFHHHTKGYTSPPGAAKSSRLTGWTKYYQKIIAKIGWFRDIAQAYPDAAGSGPLLQVVDEFERQAKDALERLNQSSYAKMIAMGDAYWGLAHQDYGWSNGQMGPEGIWVIDLDGVAYDLPFRDLRKLMTSTMDDMGTWDITWIRSMIAAYHQGNPLTREMFEILSIDMAFPNEFYKHIKEVVFDTVNFLNVDLEPILQRVLATENTKWQVLEELWKDIDLYPAGNYVVEPVAIADLPIPPVLTKPSKPKMPTPTPASIPAPAPARAPGPAPILTPTPAATYNPPAAVDRKVVEPVASKEPSTPPVFAQAPEKKFISKSPQNIDKKVLEPVASKEIPTPPVFAQAPEKKFISKSPQNIDKKVLEPVTAAKDVPTPPQSKKVTKQKERKDYILPPNFASNTPKNVETAPEPTAPEPENNTPDSLEYSQQQTFYPVQRAHQEYREYLSERVPFYFRRR; this comes from the coding sequence TTGGATCAATATCAGGTTGTACCTTGGGATCATCACGTCGATGTCATATCAACCGGAACGGTTCTAGAACAATATGTTCCACCAGAATTAGAGGAACTAGCCTATCAAGTCATGATGAACTACGATATGTATGTATCAAGCATGGTCCTCATTACCTCTAAGCCTGATAAAGGGGGAGCGATCTGGCGTATTGATACAGATAAAGGGCCGCGTAGTCTTAAAGTGCTCCACCGGCTTCCGCAACGCAGTTTATTCAGTGTCGGTGCCCAGCAATATTTGGTTGAGAAAGGTGCACGTGTACCAGCACTCATCCCGACGAAGAACAACGAGTTATATATTGAAGCAGGCGGAAAATTGTGGATTGTGACAGATTGGATCGATACCTTGCAGCAAGCGTCAAAAATTGATCTCGAAGGAGCTTCTGCACTCTGCCTTGGACTTGGTGAGTTTCACCACCATACGAAGGGATATACGTCGCCTCCAGGCGCAGCCAAGTCATCCCGTTTAACGGGATGGACCAAATACTATCAGAAGATCATCGCCAAAATCGGTTGGTTCCGTGATATTGCGCAGGCATACCCGGATGCCGCTGGAAGCGGCCCCTTGCTGCAAGTTGTGGATGAGTTCGAACGACAAGCGAAGGACGCCCTTGAACGCTTGAATCAATCGAGTTATGCGAAGATGATAGCGATGGGAGACGCTTATTGGGGACTTGCGCATCAAGATTATGGTTGGTCCAACGGACAAATGGGACCCGAGGGAATTTGGGTCATCGATTTGGACGGTGTAGCTTATGATTTACCATTTCGCGATCTGCGCAAGCTGATGACAAGTACGATGGATGACATGGGTACTTGGGATATTACTTGGATTCGCAGCATGATTGCTGCTTATCATCAGGGCAATCCGCTCACTCGTGAAATGTTCGAGATCTTATCGATCGATATGGCATTTCCTAATGAATTTTATAAGCATATCAAAGAGGTCGTATTCGATACGGTTAACTTCTTGAACGTCGATCTTGAACCAATCTTACAGCGCGTTCTGGCAACAGAAAATACGAAGTGGCAGGTCCTGGAAGAACTCTGGAAGGATATTGACCTGTATCCTGCTGGCAACTATGTTGTTGAACCTGTTGCAATCGCGGATCTCCCTATCCCGCCTGTTCTCACGAAGCCTTCTAAACCTAAAATGCCTACTCCTACTCCAGCTTCTATTCCTGCTCCTGCTCCTGCTCGTGCTCCTGGTCCTGCTCCTATTCTTACCCCTACTCCTGCAGCGACATATAATCCTCCTGCAGCCGTTGATCGTAAAGTCGTTGAGCCTGTTGCATCGAAGGAGCCTTCTACCCCACCAGTCTTCGCTCAAGCTCCTGAAAAGAAATTTATTTCCAAGTCACCTCAAAACATTGACAAGAAAGTCCTTGAACCTGTTGCATCGAAGGAGATTCCTACCCCACCTGTCTTCGCTCAAGCTCCTGAAAAGAAATTTATTTCTAAATCACCTCAAAACATTGACAAGAAAGTCCTTGAACCTGTTACTGCAGCTAAAGATGTACCTACTCCACCTCAATCTAAAAAGGTCACAAAACAAAAAGAACGAAAAGATTATATTCTTCCACCTAACTTTGCGTCCAATACGCCTAAAAATGTTGAAACAGCTCCTGAACCTACTGCACCGGAACCGGAAAATAACACCCCAGATTCACTCGAGTATTCTCAGCAGCAAACGTTCTATCCTGTACAACGAGCGCATCAAGAGTATCGAGAGTATCTTTCAGAACGTGTACCTTTCTACTTCCGAAGACGGTAG
- a CDS encoding UDP-glucose dehydrogenase family protein, translating to MNILVVGVGYVGTTTALLFAELGYKITGFDTDIHKIQALKEGNLPFFEPGLDTLLNKHVQQGSLSFTTDPVQAIREHQVIFICVGTPSQADGSTDLTYVQNVSETIGSYMESYKLIVIKSTVPIGTHKKVSEWVTDAQHEHLPFDVVMNPEFLREGNAVYDCFHPERIVIGSDSAIAAGQVSLLYHSIDCPLVMTNPATAEMIKYASNAFLATKISYMNELARLCDQVDVSISTVAQGMGLDSRISRSFLKAGIGYGGSCFPKDVFSLLHTAKDYGIDLNLIRSVVEVNNTQCQYFMKRIRRKLGILRGKRIAILGLSFKPGTDDMREAPAFTMMKGLLECGSYLKVHDPVAKLPDGWKTHAIKQYDSVEETLRSAHAVILCTEWSEYVEGDWDAWRQLLKFPYLFDGRNVLDRSQLESRGWDYNGIGNG from the coding sequence GTGAACATATTAGTTGTAGGTGTAGGATATGTAGGGACAACGACAGCATTATTATTTGCAGAGCTTGGCTATAAGATTACCGGCTTCGACACGGACATTCACAAGATTCAAGCGTTGAAGGAGGGGAATCTGCCTTTTTTCGAACCAGGTTTGGATACCCTATTGAATAAACATGTTCAACAAGGAAGCCTCTCCTTCACCACAGATCCCGTTCAAGCGATTCGCGAGCATCAAGTCATTTTTATATGTGTAGGTACACCTTCGCAAGCTGATGGAAGCACAGACTTAACCTATGTTCAAAATGTATCAGAGACGATCGGGTCTTATATGGAATCATATAAACTTATCGTGATAAAGAGCACAGTTCCTATCGGAACCCATAAAAAGGTATCTGAGTGGGTGACAGATGCGCAGCATGAACATTTACCGTTTGACGTCGTAATGAATCCTGAGTTCTTAAGGGAAGGAAACGCGGTATATGATTGCTTTCACCCGGAACGGATTGTGATAGGCAGTGATTCTGCGATTGCAGCTGGGCAGGTAAGTTTGCTGTATCACTCTATAGATTGCCCTCTTGTGATGACAAATCCAGCAACGGCAGAAATGATCAAGTATGCGTCGAACGCTTTTCTTGCAACGAAGATATCTTATATGAATGAATTAGCAAGATTATGTGATCAGGTCGATGTATCGATCAGTACGGTAGCACAAGGTATGGGACTCGATTCTCGCATAAGCAGATCGTTTCTAAAGGCGGGCATTGGCTATGGCGGATCATGCTTCCCGAAGGATGTGTTCTCCTTGCTGCATACGGCGAAAGATTATGGCATCGATCTCAATCTAATACGAAGTGTCGTAGAGGTGAATAACACGCAATGTCAATATTTTATGAAGCGGATAAGAAGGAAGTTAGGGATTCTAAGAGGTAAGAGAATCGCGATTCTCGGATTGTCTTTCAAGCCTGGGACAGATGATATGAGAGAAGCGCCAGCATTTACGATGATGAAGGGGCTGCTAGAATGTGGTTCGTACCTGAAGGTTCATGATCCCGTTGCTAAGCTGCCTGATGGATGGAAGACGCATGCGATTAAGCAATATGACTCCGTAGAAGAGACGCTTCGAAGCGCACATGCGGTCATTCTATGTACAGAATGGTCTGAATATGTTGAAGGCGATTGGGATGCATGGAGGCAGCTGTTGAAGTTTCCTTATCTTTTTGATGGTCGCAATGTACTGGATCGTTCGCAGCTGGAATCACGGGGATGGGACTATAACGGGATAGGAAATGGGTGA
- a CDS encoding phosphotransferase enzyme family protein — protein sequence MQDFFQMDTEEKRTNLLARARQAALSAMEQYDLTSEQMTFIQLSDSITYQIETSSGETYLLRIHADQWKKEELRSELLLLQYLSHDAGMTVPTGVASRDGSCILEVAAEEGYRNPCVTLMRWVEGEGLNEMQDEDAYELGVMAGNLHAAVAQFNPPGHFVRPSLGIESFREEVARLAQYYDRFLSESAWEMYQLAANQILASLAEMTRTNDNYGLIHGDLHTGNIMFHEGTPYPIDFGRCSYGYYLYDVASTILGLVPKQRAMFMQGYLKVRSLTEEDLQHLETFFVMVLIGNYSHHAANPAERSNLIDEQPYAQAIIRAFLRVEPFLFQVIKPVEIECGSVPKTIIQ from the coding sequence ATGCAAGATTTTTTTCAAATGGACACGGAGGAGAAACGTACGAACCTATTAGCAAGGGCGAGGCAAGCCGCGTTGTCTGCTATGGAGCAGTATGATCTCACGTCGGAACAGATGACATTCATTCAATTATCGGATTCGATTACGTATCAAATAGAAACTTCGTCTGGAGAGACGTATCTGCTCCGCATCCATGCGGATCAATGGAAGAAGGAAGAGCTGCGCTCTGAGTTACTATTGCTCCAATACTTGAGCCATGATGCCGGAATGACGGTGCCAACGGGCGTGGCGAGTCGGGATGGCTCCTGTATCTTGGAGGTTGCTGCGGAAGAGGGATATCGCAATCCCTGCGTCACCCTGATGCGCTGGGTGGAGGGAGAAGGTCTTAACGAGATGCAAGATGAGGACGCGTACGAATTGGGTGTCATGGCGGGTAATCTGCATGCGGCTGTGGCACAATTCAATCCTCCGGGTCACTTTGTACGGCCGTCACTCGGAATTGAGAGTTTTCGAGAGGAAGTGGCTCGGCTGGCGCAATACTATGATCGATTTCTCTCGGAATCTGCTTGGGAGATGTACCAGTTGGCTGCGAATCAGATTCTAGCTTCCCTCGCAGAGATGACCAGGACGAATGATAACTATGGTCTGATCCATGGTGATTTACATACCGGCAATATCATGTTCCATGAGGGGACACCTTATCCGATCGACTTTGGCCGGTGCAGCTATGGGTATTATCTGTATGATGTTGCAAGCACGATTCTAGGCTTGGTTCCGAAGCAGCGTGCCATGTTCATGCAGGGGTATCTGAAGGTGAGAAGCTTAACGGAGGAGGACCTTCAGCATCTGGAGACGTTTTTCGTGATGGTGTTGATCGGGAATTATTCGCATCACGCTGCCAACCCGGCAGAACGAAGCAATCTCATCGATGAACAGCCCTATGCGCAAGCGATTATTCGAGCTTTTTTACGCGTCGAGCCGTTCTTGTTCCAAGTTATTAAGCCTGTCGAGATCGAGTGCGGATCGGTCCCTAAGACGATTATTCAATAG
- a CDS encoding sugar phosphate nucleotidyltransferase translates to MKGLIVCAGRGTRLQPFSYLTSKVLLPVANKPLIFYSLEKLKSLGITEIGIVIQPAQKLLFEEQVGDGIDRGVHITYLFQEMPLGIADAVKQSETFIGSDSFILLLGDNLISQSLSVLKDSILVDHYDGALLLGKVENPHEYGIAEIEEQRIIGLEEKPLQPKSNLAIVGAYAFTAQIFKAIDAITPSRRGEYEITDAIQYLIQHGYSISYDITTSPHTDVGTPGRWLEANRWMLQTMPVEKTTTMNESYEGSILKSPVLIDPSSTLLNCDIGPYVVIGPGVVLENCKIEDSIILEGVNLRNRTLKGSIVSIHHAVPPI, encoded by the coding sequence ATGAAGGGACTCATTGTTTGCGCAGGCAGAGGTACTAGACTACAACCATTCTCATATCTAACCTCCAAGGTATTGCTCCCCGTAGCTAACAAACCTCTTATCTTCTACAGTTTGGAGAAATTAAAATCCCTGGGGATTACCGAAATTGGTATCGTGATTCAACCCGCTCAGAAGCTATTGTTCGAAGAGCAGGTAGGCGACGGTATAGATCGGGGCGTTCATATCACGTATCTTTTCCAAGAGATGCCGCTAGGCATCGCAGATGCGGTGAAGCAATCCGAAACATTTATCGGATCCGATTCATTTATTCTCCTATTAGGGGATAATCTGATCTCCCAATCGTTATCCGTACTGAAGGATTCGATTCTGGTGGATCATTATGATGGAGCCTTGCTGTTGGGAAAGGTAGAGAATCCGCATGAATACGGCATTGCTGAGATTGAGGAACAGCGAATCATTGGATTGGAGGAGAAGCCGCTTCAGCCGAAGTCCAATTTGGCTATTGTGGGGGCCTATGCCTTCACAGCACAGATTTTTAAGGCAATCGATGCGATAACACCGTCTCGCAGAGGGGAATATGAAATTACGGATGCGATTCAGTATCTTATTCAACATGGCTATTCCATTTCTTACGATATTACGACTTCTCCCCATACCGATGTAGGAACGCCTGGGCGCTGGCTCGAGGCGAATCGTTGGATGCTCCAGACCATGCCTGTAGAAAAGACAACAACAATGAACGAATCGTATGAAGGCAGCATTCTAAAATCGCCAGTCTTGATTGATCCAAGCAGTACATTATTGAATTGTGATATTGGTCCATATGTTGTGATCGGTCCTGGCGTTGTGCTGGAGAACTGTAAGATTGAAGATAGCATCATCCTGGAAGGTGTAAATTTGCGTAATCGCACATTGAAGGGTTCTATTGTCAGTATTCATCATGCTGTGCCACCAATTTAG
- a CDS encoding GerAB/ArcD/ProY family transporter: MFPLNLDAKEAGWISKLLGMAAALIFYAVFCYIARDKPRQPFTVVIEGIIGKVPGKILASLYTLFFIYQASRQFNDFALLMSVSVFDQTPIIMIHAMMVVAIGYVLALGIVVLARTGEIFYVVMMSMIVLS, from the coding sequence GTGTTCCCGCTCAATTTGGATGCCAAAGAAGCAGGATGGATTTCGAAGCTGTTAGGCATGGCGGCAGCTTTGATATTTTACGCCGTGTTTTGTTATATCGCCCGAGACAAACCTCGCCAGCCGTTTACAGTCGTCATCGAAGGTATTATTGGGAAAGTGCCGGGGAAAATTCTAGCCTCTCTATATACGTTATTTTTCATCTACCAAGCCTCGCGGCAGTTTAATGATTTTGCTCTGTTGATGAGCGTATCGGTATTCGATCAGACGCCGATTATTATGATCCATGCGATGATGGTCGTCGCCATCGGTTACGTGCTGGCCCTTGGGATTGTAGTGTTAGCTCGGACAGGGGAAATCTTTTATGTGGTGATGATGAGCATGATTGTGCTTAGTTGA